TTGATGGCGACGACCGTGCCTAAGCCTGCCAGAAGGCCGGCGATAATCCCCAGCTTGGTCTGCCACCGGGCAAAGAGTCCCAGGACGACCGCCGGGAAGAACTGGGTGACTCCCGAATAGCCCACGAGCAGCAGGGAGACCAGCATGGACGGTGCGAAGATAGCCAAGAGGACTGCCAAGATGGTCAGAAGGGGGACAAAAGCCCGTCCCAGCTTGGCAACGGCCATGTCGTCCATCTGAGGGGCAAAGCCACGCTGGATCACGTTTCTGGCGAGCAGGTTCGACGCAGTAAGGATGAGTCCTGACGATGTGGAGATCGATGCGGCCAGCCCCCCAGCTCCGATGAAGCCGGCTAGTACCGGCGGGAAGTTTTTCACCAGAGCGATGAGCATGGCATGATCCGGCTTGGTAATAGTATCGGCGAAGGCCGGGTCTATCCCCGTCTTAGCAGCACAGGTGAAACCCACCACGATGATAGGGATCAAGGTCAGGGAGTATAGAGGCAGAATGACGGCGTTCTTGCGGACGACCTTTTCACTTTTTGCCGCATAGGTAGCGGTGAAGATGTGGGGCCACATCCAAAAGCCCAGGCCGCAGATCAACGCCACCGAGCTCACCCAGAAGATACCGAGCCCGGCGCTATCAGGCAAGAGGAGGTGACTGGGCTTTATTTCCTGGAGGATCTCCCATACCTTGGCTGTACCGCCGAAGAACTTGTGGGGGAAGATAAAACCGACGGAGATCATACCAACCAACATGATAATGGCCTGAAGGAAGTTGGTCCACCCAATACCCCGGAGTCCCGAAACGTAAACAAAAATCACCGCAGCGATGAAACTGATGACCACGGCCAGCTTCCAGGATATCGCGCCACCGGAGGCCAGCTGGACGATCATGCCAGCCCCCATGATCTGGAGCTGAAGATAGGGAATTGTGAAAATTACTCCGATAAAGGCCACGAATACCCCAAGCCACCGGCTCTCGTATCGGTCCTCGATGAAGTCGGGTTGGCTGACGTAGTTAAGCCGGGCCCCCAAGCGGTTGATTCGGGGACCAATGAAGAAATACAGACCGTAGGCGATAGAGCTGTAGATCAGGGCATAGACGATGCTCATCCCCCTTGAATAGGCCCAGCCCGCCAATCCCAAAAAGGCAAAAGCGCTATAAATCTCGGCTGCTGCTGTGGTGTAAAAAAGAAACGTTCCAAAAGATCGTCCACCGACGAAATAGTTTTCCATACTGAACGCCTGGTTTCGGCCCGCCATCACGCCGACGACGGTGGTGATAATGAGCCAGCCAAAGATGATGTATACAGCGATGGTCATACCTCGTCACCGTCCTCTCGAGCTCGAAGCTTGTAGGCCAAGGCCATAATCCCCGAGGTGAAAAGAATCATCACCAAGGCATACATCAACAAGAACGGGATCCCAAATATCACGGGTTCAACCCGATTTACCATGTTGAGAACCGGCGGCGAATAGCCTAGAAGGATCAGAATAAAACACCACAAAACCGTTCTTTCTCCCTTCGACAAGTGCATAATTCCACCTCCTGAAAATATTGTGTAGCACTTCCTCTTTGCAAGAGTATAGCACTGAAGTCGCTGGCGAAAAAGCCTCTCTGGCAATCCCTTTGGTCTCTTTATGGCTGCTTTGATTGTCATCGGTGTTTATAATATAGGCTTTTATGTATATGTTTTATGCGATACATGCCGTTCTGTCCTTTTATGACTCGTCGTTGACAGTCTGTGGTCTCGTTTCTATACTCGAGTTCATAACGAGCGAGGAGATGGTTCTGTGACGATGGATAAATCGAAAATTCGATGGCTTCTTCCGGCAGTGTTGGCTGTTGTGATCCTGGTGGTATTGATCACTCCTCGGTTCATGCGGCCTGATGATTTTCTTCGGGAGGTCCCTTCTATTCGGCCGGTCCTGACCACGGTCTTGATGCCCTCTGGTGCTGGAGGACGGCGTACATTTCCCGGTCGGGTCCAGGCGTCTCAAAAGGTTGATCTGTCATTTCGTGTCTCCGGTCCTCTGGTGGAGCTTCCTGCTTTAGAGGGAGAGCACGTTCGGGAGGGAGACCTTCTGGCCCGGATCGATTCCCGGGATTTTCAGCTGGCCCTTGATGGTGTGCGAGGAGCCCTCTCGGAGGCTCGGGCGACTCTGGATGCCATGCGAAAAGGAGCGAGGAGAGAGGATCTTCGAGCCCTCCAGGCAAAGGTTGAAGCCGCCAGTTCTCAGGCCAAGGAGGCCCGTTCTCAATTTCAGCGTTTCAAGCGGCTCTATGAGGCGCAGGCCATTTCTCAGGCCGAGTTTGATCGGTACCGTACAGCTCGGGACGTGGCCTCCTCAGCTTTGCTCGCTGTGCAGGAAGAGTTGAAAAAAGCTCGACGAGGAGCTCGTCCTGAGGAAATTCGAGCCATGGAAGCCAAGATCAGCTCCTTGGAGGCTAAGGAGGATGCTGCGGTCTCGGCTCTTGAGGACACCGACCTTCTGGCTCCCTTCGACGGCATAGTGGCCAGGCGAATGGTGGACAAGTACCAATTTGTCATGGCCCGTCAGCCTGTGGTGAGCCTTCAGGATGCATCGTTGGCCCAGATCGTAGTGGACGTACCTGAGTCGGTGATTCGTTATCGTTCCCACCAGCTCAGGATATGGGCCACCTTTGACAGTGCTCCGGGACGGTCGTATCCTCTCCGTTTAGTCGAGTTCGCCTCCGAGCCCGATCCTGAGACCCAGACATACCGAGTAACATTGGCCATGACCTCTGATCCTGATTTCGAACTCCTCCCGGGAATGACCGTCCAGGTTGTCGGTGAGGTGCAAGAGCTGTCCGATGATGCGTCGGTCTATACCATCCCAGTAGAAGCTTTGCTCTCAGGCGACGGATCTCCCTCGGTATGGCTCGTTGTGGATGGCCGTGCGGATTCCCGATCAGTTACGGTGGAAGCTTTGGGTGATGGATTCGTCCAGGTACGGGGGGATTTGAAATCGGGTGATCGCTTGATCACGGCTGGGATTCACGTTCTTTCTCAGGATCAGGAAGTTCGTCTTCTGGAGGATCAGCGGTGAACGTGGCCGAATGGTCTTTGAAACGGCGCTCCTTCGTCCTTTTCGTGGCGGTCCTCTTATTGATAGGTGGCGTGTGGTCCTATGTGGGGCTTGGGCGCTTAGAGGATCCCGACTTCACCGTCAAGACCGCCTTGGTTGTCACCCCCTATCCAGGGGCGTCGCCTACCGAGGTTGAGGAGGAGGTCACCGATGAGATCGAAGAGGCCGTGCAACGCTTGCCCCAGCTGAAGCGGGTCCGGTCTCAATCTCGCCGGGGATTGTCGGTTGTGTACGTGGATATCAAGGACGAGTACACCAACGGCAAGCTCCCTCAGGTTTGGGATGAACTCCGACGCAAGGTCAGGGAGGCTCAGCGATACTTGCCTCCGGGAGCGGGTCCTTCTATGGTGAATGACGATTTCGGCGACGTTTTTGGTGTGCTTTTTGCCCTGACGGGTGATGGGTTTTCCATGGCCGACCTCAAGCGATACGCCGATATCGTTAAAAAACGAGTGCTCCTCGTGCCTGATGTGGCTCAGGTCTCTATCTGGGGCGATCGGACCGAGGCGGTCTTTGTTCAGTTCTCCCGGTCCAAGGTGACCGAGCTGGGTCTCTCCCCCGAACAGATCGTCGCGGCTCTTCAGGGGCAAAATCTGGTGGTCGACTCCGGCTCGGTCTTGGCTGGGTCTCTTCGGATTCCCCTGGATCCCAGCGGGAAGTTTCAATCGGTGGACGAGATCGGTGACATTCTCATTCGGGGTGGCCGCTCCGGTCGTCTCGTGGTCCTTCGGGATATCGCCACGGTGAGCCGGGGGTATCTGGAACCTCCGAGGCGGATCATGTGCTTCGACGGTAAGCAGGCTTTGGCCCTGGGAGTTTCCACGGTTCCTGGCGGCAACGTCGTTCGAATGGGAGAGAATGTCCAGGCCGAGTTGAGGCTGATTGAGGCGGACCTTCCTCTGGGGCTTTCCATTGAAACGGTGACCTTCCAAAGTGATCTGGTTCGTGAGGCCGTGGATGGTTTTCTCATGAACCTTGCGGAGGCCGTCTTCATCGTCATCGCCCTTCTCGTTGTTTTTATGGGTATGATCAGCGGTCTCCTCATGGGGGGAATCCTGCTTCTGACCATTGCCGGTACCTTTGTTGCCATGAAAATCATGGGTATTGAGCTCCACAGCGTTTCGCTGGGTACTCTGATCATTGCCCTGGGGATGTTGGTCGATAATGCCATCGTGGTTACCGAGGGCATTTTGGTGGGGATCACCATGAAACGCTCTCGGGAGGAATCTGCGATCCGCATCGTCCAGGAGACCAAGTGGCCGCTCTTAGGCGCGACTTTGGTGGCCATCCTGGCCTTTGCAGCCATCGGACTCTCCAGAGACGTGACCGGCGAATTCTGTCGTAGCCTCTTTCAGGTCATCGCCGCGTCCCTCCTCATCTCCTGGGTTCTGGCTGTCACCGTGACGCCTGTCCTGGGGGTCATGTTCCTTCGGCCCGAGCCAGGAGACGATCCCTACAACAGTCGGGGATACCGGATGTACCGTCGAATCCTGACGGAGTGTGTCGGTCATAGATGGCTTACGGTGACTGCGGCTGTTGTGCTGCTTCTGTCCTCCATTTTTGGGTTTCGGTTCGTGGAACAGAGTTTTTTCCCCGAGACGGCCCGGGATCAGTTCATGATCCACTATTGGCTGCCCGAGGGGACCGATATCACCAGAACTGCCCAGGATATGACCGAGTTGTCGGAGCACCTCATGGCATCGGAGACGGATGTCACGTCGGTGGCGACCTTTGCCGGTGAGGGGCCTCTTCGGTTCTATCTCTCTATGGAGCCCCAGCTTCCCGACAGCGCATATGGGTTTTTGCTGGTCTCGGTGACCGATCACAAGGTCATCCCTGCGGTCATGGCACGGGTGGGGCGTTGGATAGCCGACCGGTTTCCTGACGCTGATCCTCGCTTCGAGCGATTCATGAAAGGGCCGGGAACCGGGGCAAAGATCAAACTTCGGATCTTCGGGGACGATTCCGGGGAGCTCCGCCGGCTTTCCCGAGAGGTTCAGGCCATCATGGCTTGGGAGCCATCAGCTATCGATGTCCGGGACGACTGGCGTCAACCAGGCCAGGTCCTCCGGCCTGTCCTGGATCAGGCTCGGGTGAGCCGGTCTGGACTGTCCAGGGCCGAGATTGCCGGCGCTCTGGAGGGGACCTTTGCGGGACGAATCGTCGGGGTGTACCGGGAGGGAGATAGACTCTTACCTATTGTAGTTCGAGCCCCCGAGGACGAGCGTCTCGGGCTGGGGGCCGTGGAGAACGTCCAGGTCTGGAGTCGGGGACTCCGACGGTTTGTCCCTTTGGGGCAGGCCATCTCAGAGGTCCGATTGGTCTGGGAGGACCCGATAATCTGGCGGCGAAATCGGTCCAGGGTTATCACGCCCCAGTGTAACCCACGCTCAGGAACAGCGGAGGACCTCCGTCGTTGCCTGATTCCTCATATAGAAGCCATCACTCTTCCAACGGGGTACCATCTTGAGTGGGGTGGCGAATACGAGGTCTCCCGGGACTCAAAAGGAAGCCTGGTGGCCCCATTTTGCCTTTCCTTCATCCTTATGATCGTCCTGGTTATGGGTTTGTTCAACGGGTTTCGCCAGCCTCTGGTCGTGTTCCTCTGTCTCCCGCTGGCGGCGGTGGGTGTGACCGTAGGACTGCTGGTAACGGGGCAGAGCTTTGGTTTCATGGCCCTGGTTGGCTATCTTAGTCTGGCCGGGATGCTCATAAAGAACGCTATCGTTTTGCTGGATCAGATCGCGTTGGAACTGGCTCAGGGGACGGCCCGATTCTCGGCAGTGATCCATGCTTCAACGGGGAGAATTCGACCGGTGATGATGGCTG
The genomic region above belongs to Dethiosulfovibrio peptidovorans and contains:
- a CDS encoding sodium:solute symporter — protein: MTIAVYIIFGWLIITTVVGVMAGRNQAFSMENYFVGGRSFGTFLFYTTAAAEIYSAFAFLGLAGWAYSRGMSIVYALIYSSIAYGLYFFIGPRINRLGARLNYVSQPDFIEDRYESRWLGVFVAFIGVIFTIPYLQLQIMGAGMIVQLASGGAISWKLAVVISFIAAVIFVYVSGLRGIGWTNFLQAIIMLVGMISVGFIFPHKFFGGTAKVWEILQEIKPSHLLLPDSAGLGIFWVSSVALICGLGFWMWPHIFTATYAAKSEKVVRKNAVILPLYSLTLIPIIVVGFTCAAKTGIDPAFADTITKPDHAMLIALVKNFPPVLAGFIGAGGLAASISTSSGLILTASNLLARNVIQRGFAPQMDDMAVAKLGRAFVPLLTILAVLLAIFAPSMLVSLLLVGYSGVTQFFPAVVLGLFARWQTKLGIIAGLLAGLGTVVAIKFMGVPAPMNLHEGFVGLVVNFAVVLIVSLGTSKISGKTLDRFEQTLS